Proteins encoded together in one Solanum lycopersicum chromosome 7, SLM_r2.1 window:
- the LOC138337303 gene encoding uncharacterized protein, producing the protein MEEFLWAYKTTYRTPTQAIPYSPVFGVKALLEFQIPSLRLAIQEVLTEEENARLRLAELEVLDEKRLEAQKNFKCYQACLSRAFNMKVRLRCFKVRDKVLVVRRPIITSHKSG; encoded by the coding sequence atggaagaatttTTGTGGGCATATAAGACAACGTACCGCACACCAACTCAAGCAATACCATATTCACCTGTTTTTGGAGTTAAAGCTCTGCTTGAGTTTCAAATACCTTCCTTAAGACTTGCTATTCAAGAAGTGCTCACTGAGGAAGAAAATGCTAGATTGCGTCTTGCCGAGTTAGAAGTACTTGATGAAAAGAGGCTAGAAGCCCAAAAAAACTTTAAATGTTATCAAGCTTGTCTATCTCGTGCTTTCAATATGAAAGTTCGCTTGAGGTGCTTTAAAGTTAGAGACAAAGTTCTCGTGGTAAGAAGACCCATTATTACTTCGCACAAGTCTGGGTGA